In Salvia miltiorrhiza cultivar Shanhuang (shh) chromosome 4, IMPLAD_Smil_shh, whole genome shotgun sequence, the DNA window attaaaatttaacattaaatattttaaattttattttcttctcacaatatactatatatacatatatatttgatgaatatacatctatatgtaaataaataatattatttactttttaacatagttcatattatatatgtacctaaattatttattggttctaatattttataatttcataatttaaatagataaatacttattatatatgtatatattaatagaatattaaaatcaaatttatatatatgcatttatcTGTTGAAAatgtagaaatatatatatatatatatatatatatgtgtgtgtgtgtgtgtgtgtgtgtatttatgtatttttaaaccATGAATATAGtatcttgatatatatatatatattatgaaacaattaatattaaataattaatcatctaacttaatttttataaaaataaatcaatcaattaacaatattttatataacaatttaatataaaattacaataaatattaatacatgtGATGaccaataatttaaataaaaatatattataattgagattaaattgaaacttatcgtattttctaattaaactataaaatcatataataattataattaaattaaaaattaatatattttctgaTCAAATTATAATATCATACCATATCATACGTATGATACCAGAAATCACCAAATCTAGCACACGCCAATTTGCGCATGCACTTTGCCATTTCTAATTTTATCCAAACATAAAGAACCTCCACATCATGAATACGTGTTCATCTGTTATTGGCCGTCATCAGGTGGTCAGTGACCCCGCTGTCACTCGATCATTGCCACCCACCACGTATATAAACTGCGACTGACTTTAAAACTACCGTTTCTACTCCGATTTGTGTCTCATATTTATCTCTCCTCCTTTCCCCTCTCTCTATAATTGGACGCATACACGTCTTCGGCGGCTACCGGAGATCGGAGACGCCGTCCCACAGGGAGCCCACGACGTCGCAAAAAGATAAATACGACCTCAGATGAAGATTTTCGTGAAGACTCTGAAGGGCTCGCACTTCCCCGTCGAAGTGAAACCCGAGGACACTGTATGACTACGTCGCCGGTTAATTCGTTCTGCATATACGTGAATTTCTGCGTGTCAGTTTGTGTTTGCCTGTATTTTTGTGAATTGCTTTGTGCTGTAGTGGATTGGACTGTAATTAGGGTTTTCGAATTTATTAGATTTTCTTTGCTGGTATTGCCTTTGCGGTCTTTGATTGGGACATATTTTTCGCATAGTTTTATAGGCACTTCAATTATTTTCATGACTTCGTATAATTGAGTTCTTCTCCTTGTTCCCTGGAATTGGTCTGTTTAGTGAATCGTTGGTGATAATGTTGAATTTCAACTTCcacacaaatttatatatttctagAAAATAGTAACAATAGTTTCTAGTCATATTTTCGCCGATAGTAATGCCAGTAGAACTATGGCTTTTTCAGGAGAAGCAAATCTTGTGTCTTTCGATTGTACGGAACTACGGATTTTATTACTAGTAGTAAGTACTTAGTCAGGAGACGGAGGAAATCGACTGTTGTTGCTGCTTTTCTCTGCAGCACTTATTGCTCTGTGTTATTCTGTTCCTCCTTTTTTAAGAAAGTCAGTTGATAGCCTCTGTTTATAAGCTGAGAATCTATGCAGTTTTCGTCATTGTAAATAGTTCCCACTCCCTATTTGGAATGCTCAGATAAACAGTGGATACCTTTTTTGCCAACTTTATAAGATTGCTACAATGTTGcttttgacattttttttaatgcatgGCAGTAGTGCTTTTTTCAAGTAATAATTTTGGTTATTccttgtagcataaatggaatTGTGAATGAAATAAGCACTCTGGCATGAAATGCCTCTCCCCTACCCCAGTAAAAGGATCTTTTTTGTACCagataacttttttttaatagttGTTTCACTTTAGAGTCGACTGTGGTTTCTCATAATATTTAACCGCTTTGTTATGTAAGTGACACAATACGCATGAAAATTTCCACTTCTGCTTATGTCGTCTGAGGAACTAATATACTAATATCTTTGAAATGCCACTTTACATTGTTCTATTACGTTTTAACAATAGACATGTTCCTTATCTCTTCTTTTATGGTGGTTTTATTTAATCTTCTTTTTGATCTGGTTATTAGGTGGCAGATGTGAAGAAATGTATTGAAGAAGTCCAGGGCTCTGGTGTCTACCCTGCTGCTCAGCAGATGCTTATTTATCAAGGAAAAGTTCTGAAGGATGAGACAACTCTTGAGGAGAACAAAGTTGCAGAAAATAGTTATGTCGTGATTATGCTGACCAAGGTAATTTGTTGCCTAATATATGGATTAGCCACTTCTCCAAGTCCTCTTTTACTATGTAATTGTGTCAAATGTCAATACTGTGCTCTTTGTAGCATACTGTAATTACACGAAATCTGTATCACCAGATATATGGTTGTGAAATCTGTCGCATACTGTCAATACTGTAATTACCTCAGATATATGGTTGTGAAAATACACGAAATCTCTGTATCACTGGAAGCGAATTTGAGCTTTCATTGGATTTGTCTCCATTCTTTATGTATGCCGTGCCCTATGGAGTCTCGCATGGCCTTAGACAAGGCATGCACACAACTAAATACATGACATCTGATTGCGTCTggatttttcaaattttgtagACCAAGGCTTCATCGAGTGGAGGAACTGCATCTGCTCCACCATCGAATGCTGTAAGCTGACCTGCCTGCTTACTTGACATTTTGAAATAATCTTATAAACATTAGTGAATAATTTGTTCCAAGCTGGACGGAATGGTTCTTTCTTCATGCTGCTTTCTTTTAGATGTTTTTGAGATTGAATTCTCACGAATTCATGTGATTTTGTTGGTTTTGTTGTGAATTGCTTGTGTTTAAAGATCAAGAATTGGTTGTGGTTTCGTTTCAAGTCATGTTTGGTAACTTTAGTTTTTGAAAGGTGACAATGTTTTGCTCACATCTTTGACCTTTTGCTATTTAGAGAGTATGGTTTGTTTCTTCTGCCGAGTGTGATCCACGATTCTACCTCCCAGAGGGCTTGATTGAGAGAGATCATTTCCTTCACTGAATATTATTTTGTGTGTATACTAGTGCTTTTTTACATGAGTGACAACATCTGTGTGTAATTTCCCTTTACTTTTTGTCCCATTCTGAAAGTTATTCTGTCCCATACAATATCATGGTccaaggatatatatatatatatatatatatatatatatagagagagagagagagagagagagagagagagagagagagagagagaagttatgctacataccttatgtaaGCTCCTTATATGAGCACCGCTCACGTTTAGCATTCGTTAGcgttatattttttgttttagacatttatttttattctaatactttataaattgttattgagatcattaattttataaattacataaaatcaaAGTCCAATTTGTTTatattccctttaacttcaaataattattaaaaagaacaaattggactttgatttttatgtaatttataaaactaatgatctcaataacattttatgaagtattagaataaaagtaaatgcgtaaaacaaaaaagataacgcTAACGAATGCTAAACGTGAgcggtgctcacataaggtatgtagcataacatttctctctctctctctctctatatatatatatatataattcataccATTTATTTAATGTCATTTCTTTTTATTGGCTGGTTTATGTAATCAACTTTTAGCCACAACCTGCGAGTAATACATCTCCGCCAACATTGCCTGTAACATCAGCTCCTTCTCCTGCACCAACTGTGGCCCCGTGAGTTCATCTTACTGTTCTAGTTTCAAGCTGCGTGCATAAGGATTCTTCTTCCTCAAGTGTCTTATGTTAGATTTGCTTTTCCTTTTCTCTATAAATTGCAGCGTGCAATCAGCTCCAGAATCTTCTCCTGTCCCAGTTCCTTCTCCTGCCCCTGCTCCGTTAGTTTCATTTAATCTCTTCATAATCTAATTATTTACTTTACAAGGCTGTTCTTACTAGCATGAGTTTTTAATCAATTTCGTTGGTTTGGCACACACAGTTCAGCTGATGTGTATGGTCTAGCAGCATCAAATCTTGTTGCTGGAAGTAATCTGGAGTCCACCGTTCAAGAAATTATTGACATgggaggaggaagttgggataGAGATACAGTGGTCCGTGCCCTAAGGGCTGCATTTAATAATCCTGAAAGAGCTGTTGAATACCTCTATTCTGTGAGTCTTCTTCCAGAATCACGAGCCGTTGAACGTGATTTTCTTGTTCCATTCTTTTGATTCCAATTCATCTATATGTCATGAGTAAGACTGCAAGATTTAGAAGGTGTCTTCTTATAACCTTGGAGAAGAACTTCATCTCAGGGTATTCCAGAGCAAGCGGAAATTCCTCCTGTGGCTCAACCTCCTGCAGGTGGGCAGCCTGTAAACCCTTCATCCCAGGCTACACCTCCAGCTGTACCTCCCAGTGGTCCCAATGCTAATCCTTTGGATCTTTTTCCTCAGGTAAGAGTTTTCCTGAGAAACCTGCTAATTAGAAAGCCAAAGAAGTAttaatttgacaaaaaaataaaaagatgttaattatttgttattccTTGGAGTCAGGGTCTTCCAAATATGGGTTCTAATGCAGCCGGTGCTGGCACATTAGATTTTCTTCGTAATAGTCAGCAGGTAAAAGAGATGCTTTTCTGAACATGGCTTTTTCTGGTTAGGAAGTTGGATTGTTAGATATTTATTTGTGGTCCATTCCTCTTGTTTCTATTTCCTTGTTATCTAATAGTGTTACATAATTAACATCTTCAGTTTCAAGCCCTACGAACCATGGTTCAAGCAAATCCTCAAATTTTGCAGGTATTTATAGTTGTCATTTTACGCTTCTGATGTAGGCTGGCTATCTTTTAATAGTGTCATGTTTCTATTTGCAGCCTATGCTCCAAGAACTTGGAAAGCAGAATCCACAACTTGTAAGATTGATCCAAGAACATCAGGCCGACTTCCTTCGCCTAATAAATGAACCTGTTGAAGGCGAGGGGTAAGAAATTGGATTTTGTTACTTCAATGTTCTTATGTTGTGTTTGAATCATGAAATATCTAGGCTTCTTGGAGGAATTTGGGGAAGTAATTTTAAACAATGTCCCATGGATTTTATGGTATGACTATGAAGTGATAAAGTCCTTGGTTCTCAAATACTGCCAACATTAATGTTTCAGAAATATACTTGGGCAACTCGCTGAAACAATGCCGCAGGCTGTGACTGTTACTCCTGAAGAGCGGGAAGCAATTGAACGCGTAAGATATTCCTTCTTTCCAGTGTTACACTTTGTGTATTCGTTCATGTAATTGTAGTTCAACAGTGTAATTAATATTGTTTAGTTGGTTTCTTAGTCCCGTTGCATACTATTTATCTTATATGTCCTGTTAAGATGTGACTTTCATTTGTTTACAATTATTGGGCCTTGTTAGTCCAATAAGTATCCTGTCTAAGAAAAGATTTTAACCATTGGTTATCATGTCAGTGTTTTTGTATGTGCTTGTAGCCTATATTACAAATTCAAATAGACTTAAGAAACCATCATGTAGGCCACCAATAATCAGACGACTATGCACCACTAAGAATCTTCTCCTGTTAACAGTTGTAATGTGCATCCAACAATAATGAGTTGGCCATGTCAGGGACCTAGGGGAAAAAATGTCCCCATCTTGTGACATGGGATTGGAGTGCATTGAGAATAGAAATGTCTTGTTGGTATATAATCTTCAGAGGGTGCTCGTCTGAAGCTTATTtagagagcttataaactccatTAGTTTATAAGGTGTAATgtctcaagagcttataagttgtcaaagtatttgaataACTGAGATTATATGCTAGAGTTGTGAGCTCTAGTTAGAGAGATAAAATTGAAAGGGTATATGATGGAAATTACAAACCATAgtagagttatttttgtaaaatggttgttatttataaaattatgaaaaaaattgggAGCCTATAAGTTCTTGGGAGtttatttttacatcttttaaactgtttaggagcttattttccCAAGCACTTGTccagagcttataagctcagccaaacacccttttAATGTCCGATATGCTATTCTTGCATTTCTGTTATTGGGGAGTGGACTAGGCTTTGTTTGGTTAATTATACTAGACATAGCATGTTAGGGAGGGCCTGAGTTTTGAAGATGACGACATTTGCTTTAGTTCATAAATTTGGTAGCCTAAGTATTATTTTCCCGTTTCTGTCTCTATGGGACCACCAGTAAAGTCAGGAGCAAATCTAGAGAGATATTAAAGTGTTTGTTTCCGTGTGTTGATGTGCAGCTTGAAGCAATGGGTTTTGATCGAGCCTTGGTACTGGAAGTCTTCTTCGCATGCAACAAAAATGAAGAGCTGGCAGCGAACTACTTGCTCGATCATATGCACGAATTTGATGAATGAAGGCATTGCAATTGAGGATCTTGTGAGTTTACCTTGTTTAAAGAACTTAACGTTGCTGCGTGGATTAACTTTTAAATATCGTTCACAGTGGCTATCCTAGACAGTATCGTTTGGATACACAAGGTAGATAAATTCTTAAAATTGTGGTCGTCAACAAGTACCTTTTTTCatcttcctttttttcttcaACTGCTAGTCTCTGTTAGGCACATTATATTTggcgtttgatttggttttcACCGTTTCCAGCATTGGTGCCCCAGTATGAATGCTTCATTTTATTCTTTTCacattttcttcaattttcatgaGCTTCTGTTATACTCCATGACCATCATTGAATTATATTAGAATTAGAATGAGTATCGTCTGTTTGATGAactatttaatttgatttcCTTAATTCAAGCTGAGGATGTCTTTGGTTGGATTAGTCTCTCTTTTGTTTGATGGGATGAATGGTAAAAGCATTGATGGTTTATAATTTAATGAAAAGCAGAGTTTTGGTAGACAAATTCAAGGGTTTGGAGTCTTGTAGCAAGAACTCGGTACCGTACATTATATTTATCACTATTACAGCAGCCAGATTTTGCATATGATTCTGCACCGTATTGTGCTGCTCAACAAGACATTTCATAAGACTCAGAAAGACCCCTCGCGATTGGCCATTTAAATGTGATCAATTTCACTAGAAATGATCAAGTAGGGATCTAATTAATCTATCtgtataataatatataattacgATTACGGATTGCTTTAAATAGAAACTttagttttatattttttcaattttctgttTTTAGAATAACTTTAgtgaataatataatattaagtaCTTAatgatttattatattattaattaattatctttgATTACATTTCAAAGTATACTACTAATTCTACCATAAGTTAATTCAATTAGTCAACATGTTTTGTTCAAATAACGgttttctaaaaatagtaactTTGATTTTCCCATTTTTAACTATTTCTTCAGTGGTGAAGTTGGCCTTGTCTTTGATTTGAACTTCGTCGTAGGATCCTTTGTGGGGTCAAGGGGAGTCCTCTTGACTGTTTCTGTAATGATGATTgccctctggtgatgacttctcACATTTGGCAGTGTTGAGCATTGAGATAACTCTCCAGCCGAAATATCCAAATATTGTATTTTTCAATACAGAACATCGGGAGTGATGAAGCCCTGCTGTGGTTAGTTTCCATAGTTCAAGAAAGGAAAGATATATAGAAAAAGAACGCAAGTAAcacttttaaaagaaaaaagattttAAGACCTTCTTTTTGAAAAATGATCTAGTCCAGTAGAATCAGGTCAAAgtaaattgttcttgcgaacaacctgctctgataccaattgttaggtcccggaaggtctacaataggtgtatgggggggaaatacacctataagCTATTTTTCAAACAACAAGCACAACCTTTTGACTATCGAAAGAGTTACGGAAAACTTTGATTCCAAAGGTTGAAGACTAATACTGAATCTCTCTTCAGTAAATAGATATCAGTTAAGtccaagactttaactgatatgagCAAGGCTTCAGTCTTAGATATAAAACAGATGAGTGtaatgaatcttactgactatccgaaaatttatcagttagacttatAACACTGGCAACGGAAaactttttcttttgaaatagcctttgtggtTAACATATTGTTaggtttatgtttcactttgcacTTAATTAGTTTCAGTTAAAGACGTTTGAGCACAAATAAGAAAgtaaactgaaagcgataaacgacaaatggATTTT includes these proteins:
- the LOC131023938 gene encoding ubiquitin receptor RAD23c-like; this encodes MKIFVKTLKGSHFPVEVKPEDTVADVKKCIEEVQGSGVYPAAQQMLIYQGKVLKDETTLEENKVAENSYVVIMLTKTKASSSGGTASAPPSNAPQPASNTSPPTLPVTSAPSPAPTVAPVQSAPESSPVPVPSPAPAPSADVYGLAASNLVAGSNLESTVQEIIDMGGGSWDRDTVVRALRAAFNNPERAVEYLYSGIPEQAEIPPVAQPPAGGQPVNPSSQATPPAVPPSGPNANPLDLFPQGLPNMGSNAAGAGTLDFLRNSQQFQALRTMVQANPQILQPMLQELGKQNPQLVRLIQEHQADFLRLINEPVEGEGNILGQLAETMPQAVTVTPEEREAIERLEAMGFDRALVLEVFFACNKNEELAANYLLDHMHEFDE